aaccaatcagagtacgcgaaatgcattatccgagttggctataaccagtctcatatccaacgcgcgctcatggaataattgttaaatatatgtggGATAGGCTGACTATCTGCAGTGTTGAGCTAATTGGTTTCTATGAATCTCTGTTTTGAAGGTTATTATGCCCGGAGTGGCTCACTTACCAGCAGCATGTTTCATCAAGATCGCAGTCTGCAAAGTGAACACACTCATGATATCCATCTTTACATAGAAATGAGGTTGAAATACAATAGCCTCCAACACCAGAACAGTAATCATCTGGAACTAAGCAAAATAAAAAGTGATTAGTCCTGTCTTCATTTTAGAAGGAGTCTAAAAGCAAGCACACATTTACTAAGACTTACGATGGATAGCAAAAGGTTTCCCATCTTTAGAATGGTCTTCCTCTCTGAGATTGAATCCTTGCGAACTTATGATCGCCACCAGAAGCAGCAACAGACAGATGTAAAGTTTGACACCCATGCTGTGAAAGGATCACGCCTGCAAGAGAAAATTCTTTGTGACTGAAAGCTTTCTGTATCTTTTTGCGATGcgtaattgttttcttttcagttctCTTTCACTTCAATGTGTTGTTTGTATGTCATGTAATACTTGTGCCAGATATCATAACAATTCTGATTACTAG
This genomic stretch from Acropora muricata isolate sample 2 chromosome 5, ASM3666990v1, whole genome shotgun sequence harbors:
- the LOC136917604 gene encoding small cysteine-rich protein 3-like, yielding MGVKLYICLLLLLVAIISSQGFNLREEDHSKDGKPFAIHLPDDYCSGVGGYCISTSFLCKDGYHECVHFADCDLDETCCCPDDK